From the Desulfovibrio sp. JY genome, one window contains:
- the infA gene encoding translation initiation factor IF-1, with product MAKEGAIEVDGKVQEALPNAMFRVELENGHEVLAHISGKMRKFYIRILPGDRVKVELSPYDLTRGRITYRLK from the coding sequence ATGGCCAAGGAAGGTGCCATCGAGGTCGACGGCAAGGTCCAGGAAGCCCTGCCCAACGCCATGTTCCGCGTGGAGCTGGAAAACGGCCACGAAGTGCTGGCCCATATCTCCGGCAAAATGCGCAAGTTCTACATCCGCATCCTGCCCGGCGACCGGGTCAAGGTTGAACTCTCCCCCTACGACCTCACCCGCGGCCGTATCACCTACCGCCTCAAGTAA